In the genome of Frankiaceae bacterium, the window CACAAGGAACGCGGCCGGCTCGGCCTCTCCGCGCCGCTCGGTGCGGCACTGGCGCGCGCCGCGTCGTGCGCGCGGCCGGAGGTTCTCGTCTGGGTGCCGTCGCGGCGCGCCGCCCTTCGCGAGCGCGGCTACGACCACGCCCGCCGCCTCGCCGTCCGCGCCGCGCGGCTGCTCGGGGTCCCCGCCGTACCCGCGCTCGTCGTCGCCCGCGGCCTCGCCGACCAGGCGGGCCTGTCCGCGGCTCAGCGGGCGGCTAACCTCGCCGGCGCGTTCGCCGCCGACCCGCGCCGGGTGGCGGCGCTCAGCGGGCGGCGGGTCGTCGTCGTGGACGACGTGATGACGACGGGCGTGTCTCTCGCGGAGGCGGCGCGGGCGCTGCGCGCGGTGGGGGTGAACGTCGCGGGCGGCGCGGTGGTCGCCGCGGGCGTCCGGCGGGCAGTGCCGCGGGCCCGGCCGCCGCCGGTGTGGCCGGGCAGTACCGACACCTTCACCGGCCGCTTCCGCGCCGAACGCCGCCAATACCCTGCACGCACAGGTGGCGCCGGGATAGCGTGGTGGTCCGGACGCCGTCCGGCTTCGTGGTCGCCGTGAGGACCAGCATGAGAGCTGCACGCGAGCGGGGCGTCCGCCGCCCGCTGCGTGCCGTCGGGGCGTCCGCCTCCGCCGTCGGGCTCCGTGCGCTCGGCTCCTCCCGGTCGGCAGAGGAAGGAGCCTGATGGACATCGTCGTCAAGGGCCGCAGGACCGAGGTCTCGGACAAGTTCCGGCAGGTCGCGACCGAGAAGCTCGCCAAGGTCGAGCGCCTCGACCACCGGATCTTCCGGCTCGAGGTCGAGCTCTGCCAGGAGCAGAACCCTCGCCTCGCGTCGGTCAAGGACCGCGTCGAGGTGACCTGCCTGTCCAAGGGTCCGGTCATCCGCGCCGAGGCGGCGTCCACGGACCCGTACGTCGCGCTCGACCTCGCGCTCGACAAGCTGGAGGGCCGGCTGCGCCGCGCCGCCGACAAGCGCCGCGTCCATCACGGTCTGCGCACGCCCGAGTCGATACACTCGCCTGCGGCGCACGCGAACGGCTCGAAGTCCCTCGCGACCGAGGAGCCGGAGCCGGACGTGGACGCCGTTGGTGCCGACGAAGAGGAGGCAGGCGGCGTCGTCGTTCGGGAGAAGATGTTCGAGGGCACGCCGATGACCCTCGACGAGGCGTTGTTCCAGATGGAGCTCGTCGGGCACGACTTCTTCCTGTTCCCCGACGTCGAGACCGGCCTTCCCAGCGTCGTCTACCGGCGGAAGGGCTACGACTACGGCGTCATCCGGCTCGCGAAGTGAGCCAGGAGCGCCGAACGTACGAGGAGGGCGTGTGACGGAGGACGAGGCGGGCGCGACGACCGTCGGTTCCCGGGCGGGCGAGCCGATCCGGGTACTGGTCGTCGACGACCACGCGCTCTTCCGGCGCGGCCTGCAGATGGTCCTCGAGCAGGAGGACGACATCGAGGTCGTCGGCGAGGCGAGCGACGGGGCCGAGGCGGTCGAACGCGCCGCCGACGCCGTACCCGACATCGTCCTCATGGACGTCCGCATGCCGAAGCGCGGCGGGATCGACGCCTGCACCGCCATCAAGGACGCCGTTCCGAGCGCCAAGATCATCATGCTGACGATCAGCGACGAGGAGGCCGACCTCTACGACGCGATCAAGGCCGGCGCCTCGGGCTACCTGCTCAAGGAGATCTCCATCGAGGAGGTCGCCGCCGCGATCCGCGCGGTCAACGAGGGCCAGTCGCTGATCTCGCCGTCGATGGCGTCGAAGCTGCTCACCGAGTTCGCCTCGATGATCAAGCGCACCGACGACCGCCAACAGGTCCCCACGCCGCGGCTCACGGACCGCGAGATGGAGGTCCTCAAGCTGGTCGCCAAGGGCCTGAACAACCGCGACATCGCCAAGCAGCTGTTCATCTCGGAGAACACCGTCAAGAACCACATCCGCAACATCCTGGAGAAGCTGCAGCTGCACTCCCGGATGGAGGCCGTGGTCTACGCGGTGCGCGAGAAGCTCCTCGAGATCACCTGACCGGCCCGGGCGTCGTCCGTACGACGTCCGGTCAGCACCCTGCTCCCCGCCGGCCGCGGGTCGTCATCGGCCGCGCGTACGCGCGCGCGGCGGTCACGGCGTCACGACACGGCGGCTCCTCCCCGCGGCGCTGCCGCTCTGCTCGGCCACCTGCGCGGCCACCCGCGCCGTCGCCTCGGGCGGCGTGACGCGCTCGACCGCCACCGAGTCGCTGCCCACCCACGACGCCGCCTCGCGCAGCGCCGTCGCCACGGCGCGGACGGCGCCGTCGCTCACCGCCCCCGAACGCACCGGGCCCGCACCCGCGCGCGCCTCGGCGGCGGCGAACCCGCGCTCGAACGACACGTGCTCCGCGACCAGCGTCCGCCCGGCCCGGCGGGGGTCGACCCGCGCGACGAGGCGGCCGCCGGCGAGGACGGGCATGGCGAAGTAGCCGTACTCGCGCTTGGGCTTGGGCGTGTACGCCTCCAGCCGGTGCCGCATGGCGAACACGCGCTCGGTCCGCTCGCGGTACCAGACCAGCGAGTCGAACGGCGACAGCAACGTCGTCCGCGACCCGCTCGGCACGGTGCCCGCGGACAGGGCGGCGAGTGCCGCGGGGTCGGCGTACGCCTGCTGCGCCCAGCTCTCCACGCGCACGGGCACGAGCCCCGCGGGCTCCAGCGCGGCCGCCACGTCGGCGGCGGGCATCCGGAAGTAGTCGGCGACGTCGCCGGCGGTGCCCACGCCGAGCGCCCGGCCCGCCCAGGCCACCAGACGCACGTAGCACTCGGCGTCGGTGAGGTCCTGCGCGAGCAGGTCGGCGGGGACGGCGCGCGAGGGGAGGTCGTAGACCCGTCGCCACCGCTTACGGCGCGTCACGACGACGTCGCCCCAGAGCAGCAGGTCCTCGACGGCGACCTTGACGTCGGACCAGTCCCACCAGACGCCGCCGCGCTTGGCGCCGCCGAGGTCGGTCGCGGTCATCGGCCCCCGCTCCGCGAGCGCGGCGAGCACGGACGCGCGGGTGCGCTCCGCCGAGGGGCGGGCGTTGCCGTACCTGCCATGCAGGGCGCGGCGGCGCGCGGCGTACAGCGGCCAGGCCTCCAGCGGGAGCACACAGGCGGCGTGCGACCAGAACTCGAACGCCACGGGCGGCTCCGCCCAGTACGCCGTCTCCACGGCGGGCCGGCCGACGGCGCCGAGGCGGGCGTACGGCACCAGCTCGTGGGAGCGGGCGAGCACCGAGATCGTGTCGAGCTGGACCGCGCCGAGCCGCCGGAGCATGCCGGGCACGCCGCCGGCCCGGCGGGCGGCGGCCGGACCGGAGAGGCCCTGCGCCGAGATCGCCAGCCGGCGCGCCTCGGCGGCGGTGAGGGTGTCCATGGAACGGACCCTAGAGGCGGGGTGCGACAGAAATCGGAGGGGTTCGCGGGACGGGCACCGGAGGCGTCCGATGAGCGTTCGGAAAGGGGAGCGGCCACGGCCCGGGGCCGCTACGCCTACCATGGCGGCTGTCGGCGGGACACCGCCGTACCCTTCGGCTGCCTTCGCGGGCATTCGGGGGACACCGACGAGGAGTGCGAACGCCCGATGGTCTTTCAGCGAATCCTTCGCGCCGGC includes:
- a CDS encoding response regulator transcription factor — protein: MTEDEAGATTVGSRAGEPIRVLVVDDHALFRRGLQMVLEQEDDIEVVGEASDGAEAVERAADAVPDIVLMDVRMPKRGGIDACTAIKDAVPSAKIIMLTISDEEADLYDAIKAGASGYLLKEISIEEVAAAIRAVNEGQSLISPSMASKLLTEFASMIKRTDDRQQVPTPRLTDREMEVLKLVAKGLNNRDIAKQLFISENTVKNHIRNILEKLQLHSRMEAVVYAVREKLLEIT
- a CDS encoding crosslink repair DNA glycosylase YcaQ family protein, which translates into the protein MDTLTAAEARRLAISAQGLSGPAAARRAGGVPGMLRRLGAVQLDTISVLARSHELVPYARLGAVGRPAVETAYWAEPPVAFEFWSHAACVLPLEAWPLYAARRRALHGRYGNARPSAERTRASVLAALAERGPMTATDLGGAKRGGVWWDWSDVKVAVEDLLLWGDVVVTRRKRWRRVYDLPSRAVPADLLAQDLTDAECYVRLVAWAGRALGVGTAGDVADYFRMPAADVAAALEPAGLVPVRVESWAQQAYADPAALAALSAGTVPSGSRTTLLSPFDSLVWYRERTERVFAMRHRLEAYTPKPKREYGYFAMPVLAGGRLVARVDPRRAGRTLVAEHVSFERGFAAAEARAGAGPVRSGAVSDGAVRAVATALREAASWVGSDSVAVERVTPPEATARVAAQVAEQSGSAAGRSRRVVTP
- a CDS encoding phosphoribosyltransferase family protein, with the protein product MLSALLDLLLPRTCAGCGRVLTGAGRALLCTTCALVLAARPVRALPTPPPPGLPRVWTVAAYDSPVREVVVAHKERGRLGLSAPLGAALARAASCARPEVLVWVPSRRAALRERGYDHARRLAVRAARLLGVPAVPALVVARGLADQAGLSAAQRAANLAGAFAADPRRVAALSGRRVVVVDDVMTTGVSLAEAARALRAVGVNVAGGAVVAAGVRRAVPRARPPPVWPGSTDTFTGRFRAERRQYPARTGGAGIAWWSGRRPASWSP
- the raiA gene encoding ribosome-associated translation inhibitor RaiA, coding for MDIVVKGRRTEVSDKFRQVATEKLAKVERLDHRIFRLEVELCQEQNPRLASVKDRVEVTCLSKGPVIRAEAASTDPYVALDLALDKLEGRLRRAADKRRVHHGLRTPESIHSPAAHANGSKSLATEEPEPDVDAVGADEEEAGGVVVREKMFEGTPMTLDEALFQMELVGHDFFLFPDVETGLPSVVYRRKGYDYGVIRLAK